The DNA window CGGCAGTATCCTTGGAGAGCTCCCGAATCTGGGCTACGTTCGCAGCATTGCAGTTGAGAAAGGAACCGCGGTGGTTGGAACCGCCAGCTCGACGTTTTATGCAATCGACGTTGAGAAGCTCGCGGGAAATGGGGGTGAGAAGAGCATCTGCGGGCCAGCCGCCATTGTGGCACTGGCACTCCTTGGCCTTCTCGTGAGAAGGCGCTGATTCTCCCTGTTTTCTATTTACATGGCCACGAGTCCGTATTCTATGAGCTTGTTGACTATCTTTCTGCCGTCCCTGGTCAGGTCCACAACCTTTCTTATCATAACGATTTTTAGAAGCCCCTTGTCTATCATCCTGTCGTATATCTCCTCTATCTCCCTCTCGCTTAACCCGAGGAACTGGTGGACCTCAAGGGGGTTGAGTCCCGAGTACAGCGCCATGAGTATCTGCTTTTCGGTCTCGTCGAGGCTCTCCAGCTCCTTCAACTCCTTCTCCATGACCTCCTTGAATTCCGCCTGGAGCGTTGGGAACTCCTTTGAGACCTTGAGTATGAACTCGAAATAGCTCGGGATGTACTTGAGCAGGTAGCGCAGTACGAACAGGCGGGTTTTCTTCTCGGGTATGTGCAGATACGAGGTAACGGTCTCGTTGATGTAGAAATGCTTCACCTTCCACGCTTCGATTTTCTTCCCGTTCAGGTCGACCTGCTCTATGTCCATGTCTTCGACGTCGGAGAACACCGGTATTGGCCTCCTGTCCTGGTCAAGGATGACAATGTTGCGCTCGGTTTTGCCCCTCTTGGCTGACTTTACTGAAACTATCCGCAGGGAACCATCCTGCCATGAGGACTCCATGTTTATCGCTCCACCCTTCATCCTGGCCAGTTGCACCTTCACAGCCTTTCCGTTTATGAGCGTCTCGAAGAGTGTGTGGATGAATTCACGGAATTTGTTCTCATCGTATATAAGGAGGTTGTCCCCTATCGTGAGGATCAGGGTGAGCTCTCCCCTGCCCGGCAGGTAGAACTTCATCCCGAAGTGCTCCCTCTCGGGGTTGAGCTTGTAATTATCCGGGACGTTCACGCCAATGTCGGTGAGTGATGAAAACGGGAAATTGTCCTCTCCAACGACCTCTCCCATCTTGAGGTACCTGAGGATAAGCCTGTCGTTGTGTATCCCACCTATCGCGTCCCTCCAGGTTGCCCTTCCGGATCCCTTCCATGATGAGATTATGGTTGCTTTGACCCTTGTTTCCGTCACTGCCATAGTTCATCCCCTTTTTGGTACCCCTCAGGTGAGGGCGTTGTACTCCTCCAGCTGCCTCTCCAGCCTCTCCAGCTTGGAGCGGAGCTTCTCACATTCCTGGGTGAGCTTCACCTCCAGAGGAGTCACGGCGGGATTCTCGCCCCTGCCCTCTATAAGCTCGTCGATGATATTTATGGCACTGTTTATATTGCTTGTGATTTTGATGAGGGCCTCCTCAGGTGGGAGCGTCATCTGGCTCTTTCCGTCCTTACTCCTGACCACAACTGGGAGTTTCGTTTTTGCAACGTAGTTCATCATGAGGTTCAGCTTTTCTCTGTCCCTCTGGCTCGGGAAACGGGCCAGCCACAGGCGCTTGAACTCATCCAGCTCCGCCAGCACCTTCATAAGGAAGGCGTTGTACTCCTCCTCGCTCACGTATCCCAGGGTGTAACCCCTGGCGACGTCAAGCAGCATGCCGAGCCGTTCCTTCTTCCTCTTGGCCTCGCTGAGCACGTTCTGCACCTTTTCGTCTATCACCTTGCGCAGCTTCTGTATCAGCTCCTCCTCGTTGACGCCGGAGACGCTCATCTTTTTCGGCTGCTCCGTCGTGGCCGCGGCCTTCTGCTGCTTCGTTTCCCTTGGCCGGGAGGCTGCACTGCTCTCCCTCAGCTCGCGCTCCACAAGCACCGCGTAGAGCTCACCCATCTGGTTGTTGAGTGTGTTGGATATGATGTATGCCGAAAGCACGGTTCCGAGCAGCACCACGACGGCTATGACCGCTATCATCACCCAGTCCATCTTCTCACCCCCGATGCTGTGTAAAGAAGGAAACAATGAAAGGGCCTCAGAGTTTGAACCTGCCGATGATGTCCCTCAGGTTTTCCACGATG is part of the Thermococcus celericrescens genome and encodes:
- a CDS encoding CheF family chemotaxis protein; amino-acid sequence: MAVTETRVKATIISSWKGSGRATWRDAIGGIHNDRLILRYLKMGEVVGEDNFPFSSLTDIGVNVPDNYKLNPEREHFGMKFYLPGRGELTLILTIGDNLLIYDENKFREFIHTLFETLINGKAVKVQLARMKGGAINMESSWQDGSLRIVSVKSAKRGKTERNIVILDQDRRPIPVFSDVEDMDIEQVDLNGKKIEAWKVKHFYINETVTSYLHIPEKKTRLFVLRYLLKYIPSYFEFILKVSKEFPTLQAEFKEVMEKELKELESLDETEKQILMALYSGLNPLEVHQFLGLSEREIEEIYDRMIDKGLLKIVMIRKVVDLTRDGRKIVNKLIEYGLVAM